In Caldicellulosiruptor morganii, the following proteins share a genomic window:
- a CDS encoding flagellar biosynthesis protein — MTINRIGNINSEKPNYTKTEKKDNHQSFANLLSQNLKISKHANSRINTQNINIDKNILAKLEQAIEKAEQKGLKNDVLVLNGDVVYIVNVKNRVLVTAKNVNSLRDNIFTNIDGVLML; from the coding sequence ATGACCATAAACAGAATTGGCAATATAAATTCTGAAAAACCAAACTATACAAAGACTGAAAAGAAAGATAACCATCAAAGTTTTGCAAATTTGCTTTCTCAAAACCTCAAGATTTCAAAGCATGCAAACAGCAGGATAAATACCCAGAATATCAATATTGACAAAAATATTTTGGCAAAGCTTGAGCAGGCCATTGAAAAAGCTGAGCAGAAAGGTCTTAAGAATGATGTATTGGTTCTAAACGGAGATGTTGTATACATTGTTAATGTAAAAAACAGAGTGCTTGTGACAGCAAAAAATGTAAACAGCCTGAGGGATAACATATTCACCAACATAGATGGAGTTTTGATGCTATAA
- a CDS encoding flagellar hook capping FlgD N-terminal domain-containing protein gives MAETGINNLTGVFRQSSNTSFSQAATKNTLGKQEFLNLLVTQLRYQDPLKPMEDKEFVAQLAQFSALEQMQNLNESFELVKAQGLIGRYVVATNPSDTSKTLEGRVDSIRKDGSKVYLNINGVEVSTENVKQIYHTYAEEVLADIMGKIPTKDDLLEILNSLQKGESSK, from the coding sequence ATGGCGGAGACAGGTATTAACAATCTGACAGGAGTTTTTAGGCAGAGCTCAAATACCTCTTTTTCTCAGGCTGCTACAAAAAATACCCTTGGCAAGCAGGAGTTTTTGAATCTTTTGGTGACACAGCTAAGATACCAGGACCCGCTAAAACCTATGGAAGATAAAGAGTTTGTTGCACAGCTTGCACAGTTTTCTGCGCTTGAACAGATGCAGAATTTAAATGAATCTTTTGAGCTTGTAAAAGCCCAGGGGCTAATTGGAAGGTATGTGGTTGCCACAAACCCTTCTGATACATCAAAAACATTGGAAGGAAGAGTTGACAGCATAAGAAAAGATGGTAGCAAAGTGTATTTAAATATAAACGGGGTTGAAGTTAGTACAGAGAATGTCAAGCAGATTTACCACACATATGCAGAAGAAGTTTTGGCCGATATAATGGGTAAAATTCCAACAAAAGATGACCTGCTTGAGATTTTGAACTCTTTGCAAAAGGGTGAGAGTTCAAAATGA
- a CDS encoding flagellar hook-length control protein FliK translates to MDAGLIRIASAFFPAAASGKAEESFQNVRGTDRVSFRKVFDSASKKDTESSAPAETGNREKGGKNFAPVLNPEVRKMIAQSCKETDESSNPDIEMLQESSKAASEKEEVSNLMLQLILSLLQNRVGNTVEFEKQALNDKKTGASLPSERIEALLNLETAFDASAVTRALAEFLRSTKQVQSAPAEFEKSALLFAKLVFENADALGLGDERLYSVDTTANLKSSFFEHLKNIFLDAKNGNILASAVTKALAEFLRSTEQVQSAPAEFGNKALPFAKLVFENVDATANLKSSFFELLKNIFLDAKRDNILATGDEKLTDSKTAILEKLSEILSEHFGNSANLHTDVLNGLYESVAYAEDKSTSSSDHLQTLLQDLKESAKTDMKSLVQNMEKAGSKDSNDVKDSSDDVNDISGKVFSKFDINSLFKVEIKPDENAIKPLRVTVIDQIAEKILLSHKQNLTTLTVSIKPEWLGSVVIELNKDLSGNITGNIVVTNPQVKEVIESSLSNLLTILKDQGINISQLNVSLGNNSSGQKFQNQQRFFQKQNSIFDVHETDAYLIEDLIYEMSENVLNLRA, encoded by the coding sequence TTGGATGCAGGTTTGATAAGAATAGCAAGCGCTTTTTTCCCAGCAGCAGCATCAGGCAAAGCAGAGGAAAGCTTTCAAAATGTTCGAGGAACTGACAGAGTATCATTTAGAAAAGTTTTTGACAGTGCATCAAAAAAGGACACGGAAAGCAGTGCTCCGGCTGAAACTGGAAATAGGGAGAAAGGAGGAAAAAATTTTGCACCTGTTTTAAACCCCGAAGTAAGAAAAATGATAGCACAGAGTTGCAAAGAGACAGATGAAAGTTCAAATCCTGATATTGAAATGCTGCAAGAATCTTCCAAGGCTGCTTCAGAAAAAGAAGAAGTTTCTAATCTGATGCTGCAGCTGATACTGAGCCTGCTGCAAAATAGAGTAGGCAATACAGTTGAGTTTGAAAAGCAGGCTTTGAACGATAAAAAAACAGGTGCATCTTTGCCTTCTGAAAGGATAGAAGCATTATTAAATCTTGAAACTGCTTTTGATGCATCTGCAGTAACCAGAGCCTTAGCTGAATTTTTAAGAAGTACAAAGCAGGTTCAGAGTGCACCGGCTGAGTTTGAAAAAAGTGCTTTGCTCTTTGCAAAACTTGTATTTGAAAATGCTGATGCTCTGGGGCTCGGTGATGAAAGGCTTTATAGTGTTGATACTACAGCCAATCTCAAAAGCAGCTTTTTTGAGCATCTAAAAAATATTTTTTTAGATGCTAAAAACGGTAACATTCTTGCATCTGCAGTAACCAAAGCCTTAGCTGAATTTTTAAGAAGTACAGAGCAGGTTCAGAGTGCACCGGCTGAGTTTGGAAACAAGGCTTTGCCTTTTGCAAAACTTGTATTTGAAAATGTTGATGCTACAGCCAATCTCAAAAGCAGCTTTTTTGAACTGCTAAAAAATATTTTTTTAGATGCTAAAAGAGATAATATTCTTGCAACAGGTGATGAGAAGTTAACTGACAGTAAGACAGCCATTTTAGAAAAGCTATCAGAGATTTTATCCGAGCATTTTGGCAATTCAGCAAATCTTCATACTGATGTATTAAATGGTCTTTATGAAAGTGTAGCTTACGCTGAAGATAAGAGCACAAGCAGCAGCGATCATCTTCAAACATTGCTGCAGGACTTAAAAGAATCTGCGAAAACTGATATGAAAAGTTTGGTTCAAAATATGGAGAAAGCTGGTTCAAAAGACTCAAATGATGTAAAAGACTCAAGTGATGATGTAAATGATATTTCAGGTAAAGTTTTTTCAAAGTTTGATATAAATTCGCTTTTTAAAGTGGAAATAAAACCAGATGAAAATGCCATTAAGCCTTTAAGAGTGACAGTGATTGATCAAATAGCAGAGAAGATTCTGCTGAGCCACAAACAGAACCTGACAACTCTAACTGTTTCTATAAAACCTGAATGGCTTGGCAGTGTTGTGATTGAGCTAAATAAGGACCTTAGCGGTAATATTACAGGGAATATTGTGGTAACAAATCCACAGGTAAAAGAGGTTATTGAAAGTTCGCTTTCCAATCTTCTTACAATTTTAAAAGACCAGGGTATAAATATATCACAGTTGAATGTGAGCCTTGGAAATAATAGCAGTGGTCAGAAGTTTCAAAACCAGCAGCGATTTTTCCAGAAGCAAAACTCTATTTTTGATGTGCATGAGACTGACGCTTACTTGATAGAAGATCTGATATATGAGATGAGCGAGAATGTATTAAACTTGAGAGCTTGA
- a CDS encoding MotE family protein — MMVSESRNVDSAKLERNQEGKKKKKGKKGLIFLLILLFVGGASFAAVYFNLFGAKTAFDSLLQKALPGKKTAQSTQKVDLEKVYRQQIAELERQNRDLQSKLKQLQTENSNLQKHLQDVTARLNDIVAKQTDISNKVKDFSGYLQNMDSKKAAKILESLIDTDSQMASAVLKNISGETASEILSNISSNKTIKLLGVSGQSGALQAQNISILVDIYKNIDSRIAASIFENMMGDKEKYNLVLNILKNLDTKTSSQIIASMKPENAAKVTSDLSALK; from the coding sequence ATGATGGTGTCAGAAAGTAGAAATGTTGATTCAGCAAAGCTTGAAAGAAATCAAGAAGGTAAGAAAAAGAAAAAGGGCAAAAAGGGACTGATCTTTCTGCTAATTTTACTCTTTGTGGGTGGGGCTTCTTTTGCGGCGGTGTATTTTAATCTTTTTGGTGCAAAGACTGCTTTTGACAGTTTACTTCAAAAGGCTTTGCCCGGTAAAAAAACTGCACAGTCAACACAGAAAGTGGACTTAGAAAAAGTTTACAGGCAGCAGATAGCTGAGCTTGAGAGGCAAAACAGGGATTTACAGAGCAAGCTAAAGCAGCTTCAGACAGAAAATTCGAATTTGCAAAAACACCTGCAGGATGTCACAGCAAGGCTAAATGATATTGTGGCAAAACAGACAGATATTTCAAACAAGGTGAAAGATTTTTCAGGTTATCTTCAAAATATGGATTCAAAAAAAGCTGCAAAGATACTGGAAAGTCTGATAGATACAGATTCACAGATGGCGTCAGCTGTTTTGAAAAACATTTCGGGTGAAACTGCATCCGAGATACTATCAAATATTTCTTCGAATAAGACGATAAAATTATTAGGAGTTTCGGGTCAGTCGGGGGCTTTGCAGGCTCAGAATATCTCAATCCTTGTTGATATTTATAAAAACATTGACTCAAGGATAGCAGCTTCTATATTTGAAAACATGATGGGTGATAAAGAAAAATATAACCTTGTGCTAAATATCTTAAAAAACCTTGATACAAAAACATCTTCACAGATAATTGCCAGCATGAAGCCTGAAAATGCTGCAAAGGTCACTTCTGACCTTTCAGCATTGAAATAA
- a CDS encoding flagellar export protein FliJ: protein MKSFRFEQILRIKKQLEEIRKSELAKQNQILNGYIEKKLEFESKLSETKNQLKFIYNGVFSPDEARYYSRFMGSLRKKIDIQNQLIYYQQMKVEEKRKELVDSMIEKKKYERLKEKFMIGLANELKHMENKELDRIISYKIYKNLGDDGVRK, encoded by the coding sequence ATGAAAAGCTTCAGGTTCGAACAGATTCTGAGGATTAAAAAGCAGCTGGAAGAAATTAGAAAAAGCGAACTTGCAAAGCAGAACCAAATTTTAAATGGATATATAGAAAAAAAACTTGAATTTGAAAGCAAGCTCAGTGAAACCAAAAATCAGCTAAAATTTATTTATAATGGCGTGTTTTCACCCGATGAAGCAAGGTATTATTCTCGGTTTATGGGAAGTCTGAGAAAAAAGATAGATATTCAGAATCAACTCATATATTATCAGCAGATGAAGGTAGAGGAGAAAAGAAAAGAACTTGTAGACAGCATGATTGAAAAGAAAAAATATGAGAGGTTGAAAGAAAAGTTTATGATAGGTTTGGCAAATGAACTAAAACATATGGAAAATAAAGAACTTGATAGAATAATTTCTTACAAAATCTACAAGAACCTGGGTGATGATGGTGTCAGAAAGTAG
- the fliI gene encoding flagellar protein export ATPase FliI, which translates to MFEGLITKIESANFYHFTGFVNQVIGLTIESIGPAVSIGTVCKIKTAKSETLAEVVGFKENKVLLMPYSDLIGIFPGCKVIAQDNIFEVRVGEELLGRILDGLGQPIDGRGEIKSRIKYPVENRAPNPLERPRIDSIMPLGIKAIDALLTIGKGQRVGIFAGSGVGKSTLLGMIARNAKADVNVLALIGERGRELKEFLEKDLKEEGLRRSVVVVATSDESALKRVKAAYVAMAIAEYFRDRGMDVLFMMDSLTRFAMAQREIGLAIGEPPVSRGYTPSVFSIMPKLLERAGKNQKGSITALYTVLVDGDDFNEPITDTARGILDGHIVLSRSIANKNHYPAIDVLASISRVMNDIVSPEHRALANETKRILATYKEAEDLITIGAYTKGTNSDIDRAIELMPRINEFLRQDIDEKFEFAQELEMLKSIIS; encoded by the coding sequence ATGTTTGAGGGCTTGATAACAAAGATAGAAAGTGCCAATTTTTATCATTTTACAGGTTTTGTAAATCAAGTTATAGGACTGACAATAGAGTCGATAGGACCTGCTGTGAGCATCGGCACAGTATGCAAAATCAAAACAGCAAAGTCAGAGACCTTAGCAGAGGTTGTAGGGTTTAAGGAAAACAAGGTGCTTTTGATGCCATACTCAGACCTTATAGGCATTTTTCCTGGTTGCAAGGTTATTGCGCAGGATAACATTTTTGAGGTCAGAGTTGGCGAAGAGCTCCTGGGCAGGATTTTGGATGGTCTCGGGCAACCCATTGACGGCAGAGGAGAGATAAAATCCAGAATAAAGTACCCTGTAGAGAACAGGGCGCCAAACCCTCTTGAAAGGCCGAGGATAGATTCAATAATGCCGCTGGGTATAAAAGCAATTGATGCTCTGCTCACAATTGGAAAGGGACAAAGAGTGGGGATATTTGCAGGAAGTGGTGTTGGAAAAAGTACACTGCTTGGTATGATAGCAAGGAATGCCAAGGCTGATGTGAATGTTTTGGCACTGATTGGTGAAAGAGGGAGAGAGCTCAAGGAGTTTTTAGAAAAGGATTTAAAAGAAGAGGGTTTGCGAAGGTCTGTTGTGGTTGTTGCAACTTCTGATGAGTCAGCACTAAAAAGAGTGAAAGCTGCTTATGTTGCAATGGCAATTGCAGAGTATTTTCGTGACCGGGGTATGGATGTTCTTTTCATGATGGATTCGCTTACCCGGTTTGCAATGGCACAGAGAGAGATTGGGCTTGCAATTGGAGAGCCACCTGTTTCAAGAGGATATACACCCTCTGTTTTTAGCATAATGCCAAAACTTCTGGAGCGTGCCGGCAAGAACCAAAAAGGTTCTATTACTGCTCTTTATACAGTGCTTGTGGATGGTGATGATTTTAATGAGCCAATTACCGACACAGCAAGGGGTATTCTGGACGGGCATATAGTTTTGTCAAGGTCGATTGCCAACAAGAATCACTATCCTGCTATAGATGTGCTTGCAAGCATCAGCAGGGTAATGAATGATATTGTAAGTCCTGAGCACAGGGCACTGGCAAATGAGACAAAGCGGATTTTGGCCACCTATAAAGAAGCTGAGGATTTGATTACAATTGGTGCATATACAAAAGGGACAAATAGCGATATTGACAGGGCAATTGAGCTTATGCCACGGATTAATGAGTTTTTGAGGCAAGATATTGATGAGAAATTTGAGTTTGCTCAGGAACTTGAGATGTTGAAGAGTATTATATCTTAA
- a CDS encoding FliH/SctL family protein — MSNLIRHNQVLIQNPVETNYKVILEKLIKAKAEIEHYERKLKEQEEEFKRQQEQNEAFRKEAEEILNKAKEEAERIVKEAEIQADKIKKEAFEKGFNEGFARGEMNARAEYEKALQEIENLKLQVLTERERILKDAQNELLLLVPMIVEKVVEKEVSDKEFIKSFIKNAISQLSIKSSLIIRTSKEDFDYVKQNLDEILRGIEGIDRVEIRIDKALASGDIVIETPYGFVETGIKTRLEKLQQIVFSIIGD; from the coding sequence TTGTCTAATTTGATAAGGCACAATCAGGTGCTGATTCAAAACCCTGTGGAGACAAACTACAAGGTGATTTTGGAAAAGCTAATAAAAGCAAAAGCCGAGATTGAACACTATGAAAGAAAGCTAAAGGAACAGGAAGAGGAATTTAAACGTCAGCAGGAGCAGAATGAAGCATTTAGAAAGGAAGCAGAAGAGATTTTAAATAAAGCAAAAGAGGAAGCAGAAAGGATTGTAAAAGAGGCAGAAATTCAGGCAGATAAAATCAAAAAAGAGGCTTTTGAAAAAGGATTTAATGAGGGTTTTGCCAGGGGAGAGATGAATGCCAGAGCAGAATATGAAAAAGCACTTCAGGAGATAGAAAACCTTAAATTGCAGGTTTTAACTGAGCGCGAAAGAATATTAAAAGATGCTCAGAATGAATTGTTGCTGCTTGTGCCCATGATTGTGGAAAAGGTTGTGGAAAAAGAAGTAAGCGATAAGGAGTTTATCAAAAGCTTCATAAAAAATGCCATTTCTCAGCTTTCAATAAAGAGCAGTCTTATTATAAGAACAAGTAAAGAGGATTTTGATTATGTAAAACAAAACCTGGATGAAATTTTGCGGGGAATTGAAGGTATTGACAGAGTTGAAATCAGGATTGACAAGGCGCTGGCGTCCGGTGATATTGTGATTGAAACACCCTATGGGTTTGTGGAAACAGGTATAAAAACACGGCTTGAAAAACTTCAACAGATAGTCTTTTCAATAATTGGTGATTGA
- the fliG gene encoding flagellar motor switch protein FliG translates to MPKAGEISGKQKAAMLLIALGPERSSRVFKYLKEEEIEELTLEIANIRTVSPEQKRAILEEFYNLCLAQEYIAEGGIDYAKEVLEKALGPEKAKEIIERLTVSLQVRPFDFIRKADASQIINFIQNEHPQTIALVLAYLKPQQAAQVLASLPQEKQAEVARRIALMDRTSPDVIREVEKVLEKKLSSVVMQDYTVVGGIQAIVDILNAVDRGTEKRILEALEIEDVELVEEIRKRMFVFEDIIKLDNRSIQRVLREVENNTLAIALKGTTEEVRKVIFSNMSKRMAEMIQEDMEYMGPVRIRDVEEAQQKIVNIIRKLEDAGEIVIARGGGDEIIV, encoded by the coding sequence ATGCCAAAAGCAGGTGAAATTTCTGGCAAGCAAAAAGCCGCTATGCTTTTGATAGCGCTGGGTCCAGAGAGATCTTCCAGAGTATTCAAATATTTAAAAGAGGAAGAAATAGAAGAGCTAACCCTTGAGATAGCCAATATCAGGACTGTTTCGCCTGAACAGAAACGAGCCATATTAGAAGAGTTTTACAATCTGTGTCTTGCACAGGAGTATATTGCAGAAGGCGGTATCGACTATGCAAAAGAGGTACTGGAAAAGGCACTTGGTCCTGAAAAAGCAAAAGAAATTATTGAAAGACTGACGGTGTCGCTGCAGGTTAGACCTTTTGACTTTATTCGCAAAGCTGATGCGTCACAGATAATCAACTTTATACAAAATGAACATCCACAGACTATTGCACTTGTTCTTGCTTATCTGAAGCCCCAGCAGGCAGCACAGGTTCTTGCATCACTGCCACAGGAAAAGCAGGCTGAGGTTGCAAGACGAATTGCTCTTATGGACAGGACCTCGCCGGATGTCATCCGTGAGGTTGAAAAGGTGCTTGAAAAGAAGCTGTCGTCGGTTGTAATGCAGGATTACACAGTTGTTGGTGGTATTCAGGCAATAGTTGATATATTGAATGCTGTTGACAGGGGCACAGAAAAGAGAATACTGGAGGCTCTGGAGATAGAAGATGTGGAGCTTGTTGAAGAGATTAGAAAGAGAATGTTTGTATTTGAAGACATTATCAAGCTTGATAACAGGTCTATTCAAAGAGTTCTGCGTGAGGTTGAGAACAATACGCTTGCAATTGCGCTCAAAGGCACAACAGAAGAGGTCAGAAAAGTTATTTTTAGCAATATGTCAAAGCGTATGGCAGAAATGATACAGGAAGACATGGAGTATATGGGACCTGTCAGAATACGCGATGTTGAGGAAGCGCAGCAAAAGATTGTCAATATAATACGCAAACTTGAGGATGCTGGTGAGATTGTAATAGCTCGCGGTGGGGGAGATGAGATAATTGTCTAA
- the fliF gene encoding flagellar basal-body MS-ring/collar protein FliF yields MPQFLSDSLKNIKEKWDKLSKSQKAMLLISSSIILLSVIVAIYITTRPHYVVLFSGLDPRDVAEIQKTLDEQKIDSKITNSGTTILVKDTDIDRAKMAAALSGYPKSSEITFEDALKLSSSMTATEADKRRTFIKLKESEIQKALKEMTDYIEDAVVNLSVPEDYTFALKDESTKPTASVKLTLRKSLSADQIEGIQRFVAASVEGLLPENVVIIDNKGNYLSINSTDVAEGLSSKQLQLKIATKNEIERKVKELLGNYVSSPEDVKVSVNLDMNFDMQKVSETRYSPVLEDSGIVVSRKTTKEEAQSNNSSTSGVPGTDTNPTQNAPQYPLATQGGQSSYSKTDETVNYQNNEKKIETIKAPGTINYDKSSIAVVLYRYVTYRQEDYEKSNQAKTIGWDEFKLQNQNNKRTFLTDQKEIENIVNIIKNATGIQNVTVEGYEIPTFVDKPEKQIPLDYIYVALAFLLLMIFALSLLIKSVRVKPAKQLELAGIGEVSISSGEELAQEGLQQAREKREKEEAQVEEINLEEFGVNQYEKQIDKLLREKPEVVAQLLRNWLNEDWE; encoded by the coding sequence TTGCCTCAATTTTTAAGTGATTCTTTGAAGAATATAAAAGAAAAATGGGACAAGCTTTCAAAGTCTCAGAAAGCAATGCTGCTGATTTCTTCTTCTATAATTTTATTATCGGTAATTGTCGCTATTTATATTACTACAAGGCCACACTATGTTGTTCTTTTCTCGGGGCTTGATCCCAGGGATGTAGCAGAAATCCAGAAAACCTTAGATGAACAGAAGATTGATTCAAAGATAACAAACAGTGGAACAACCATTTTAGTAAAGGATACCGATATTGACAGGGCTAAAATGGCAGCAGCACTTTCCGGTTATCCCAAAAGCAGTGAGATCACATTTGAAGATGCTCTAAAACTTTCAAGTTCAATGACAGCAACAGAAGCTGATAAGAGAAGAACATTTATAAAGCTAAAAGAAAGTGAGATTCAAAAAGCCCTGAAAGAGATGACCGATTACATAGAAGATGCGGTTGTGAATCTCAGTGTGCCCGAAGATTATACATTTGCTCTAAAGGATGAATCTACAAAGCCAACGGCAAGTGTAAAACTTACTCTCAGAAAAAGTCTGTCGGCTGACCAGATAGAGGGCATCCAGAGATTCGTGGCTGCATCGGTGGAGGGACTTTTGCCAGAAAATGTGGTAATAATAGACAATAAAGGAAATTATTTGTCTATAAATTCAACTGATGTTGCTGAAGGTCTTTCAAGCAAGCAGCTTCAGCTAAAGATTGCAACAAAGAATGAGATAGAAAGGAAGGTCAAAGAGCTTCTTGGGAATTACGTTAGTTCTCCTGAGGATGTTAAAGTTTCTGTGAATCTGGATATGAACTTTGATATGCAAAAAGTCAGTGAAACAAGGTATTCGCCTGTCTTAGAGGACAGTGGTATAGTTGTTTCCAGAAAGACCACAAAGGAAGAGGCACAGAGCAACAATTCATCTACAAGCGGTGTTCCAGGGACCGATACAAACCCCACTCAAAATGCTCCACAGTACCCGCTTGCCACTCAGGGCGGGCAGTCTTCCTATTCAAAGACTGATGAAACTGTAAATTACCAGAACAATGAAAAAAAGATTGAGACAATCAAAGCACCTGGAACAATAAACTATGATAAGTCATCAATTGCGGTTGTGCTCTACAGGTATGTTACATACAGGCAGGAAGACTATGAAAAGTCCAACCAGGCAAAAACAATTGGCTGGGATGAGTTTAAACTTCAGAATCAGAACAATAAAAGAACTTTTTTAACAGATCAGAAAGAGATTGAGAATATTGTAAATATTATAAAAAACGCTACTGGAATTCAAAATGTAACTGTGGAGGGGTACGAAATTCCCACATTTGTTGACAAACCAGAGAAGCAGATTCCTCTTGATTATATTTATGTTGCATTAGCATTTTTACTTTTGATGATATTTGCGCTCAGTTTACTGATAAAATCTGTCAGGGTCAAACCGGCAAAACAGCTTGAGCTTGCAGGAATTGGGGAAGTAAGCATTTCTTCTGGAGAAGAACTTGCACAGGAGGGTTTGCAGCAGGCCAGGGAGAAGAGAGAAAAAGAAGAGGCTCAAGTGGAAGAAATAAATTTAGAGGAATTTGGTGTGAATCAGTATGAAAAACAGATAGATAAGCTTCTTCGCGAAAAGCCGGAGGTTGTTGCACAGCTTCTAAGAAACTGGCTCAATGAGGATTGGGAGTGA